The proteins below come from a single Mycobacterium parmense genomic window:
- a CDS encoding DNA polymerase IV has product MGTAWVLHVDLDQFLASVELRRHPELAGLPVIVGGSGDPTEPRKVVTCASYEAREFGVHAGMPLRAAARRCPGATFLPSDPDAYDAASERVMGVLRDLGHPVEVWGWDEAYLGAELDGPTDALALAEHIRAVISAETGLSCSVGFSDNKQRAKVATGFAKPAGVFGLTDANWMTLMADRPVDALWGVGPKTAKKLASLGITTVRELADSDSELLTSTFGPRTGLWLLLLAKGGGDARVSAQPWIPRSRSHVVTFPRDLTERHEMDCAITELAHRALDDVTRDGRTVTRVAVTVRTATFYTRTKIRKLDAPTTDRDAITTAALRVLDLFELDRPVRLLGVRLELAMPVQW; this is encoded by the coding sequence ATGGGCACCGCGTGGGTGCTGCACGTGGACCTCGACCAGTTCCTCGCGTCGGTGGAGTTGCGCCGCCATCCCGAGTTGGCCGGCCTGCCGGTCATCGTCGGCGGCAGCGGCGACCCGACGGAACCGCGCAAGGTCGTGACGTGCGCCTCCTACGAGGCACGCGAGTTCGGCGTGCACGCCGGAATGCCGCTGCGCGCCGCCGCGCGGCGCTGTCCCGGCGCGACGTTCCTGCCGTCCGATCCCGACGCCTACGACGCGGCGTCCGAGCGGGTGATGGGCGTGCTGCGCGACCTGGGGCACCCGGTCGAGGTGTGGGGCTGGGACGAGGCCTATCTGGGCGCCGAACTCGACGGCCCCACTGACGCGCTGGCCCTCGCCGAACACATCCGCGCGGTGATCTCGGCGGAAACCGGCCTGTCGTGCTCGGTCGGCTTCAGCGACAACAAGCAACGGGCCAAGGTGGCCACCGGGTTCGCCAAGCCCGCCGGCGTATTCGGCCTCACCGACGCCAACTGGATGACGTTGATGGCCGACCGCCCCGTCGACGCGCTCTGGGGCGTCGGCCCGAAGACAGCGAAAAAACTTGCCTCACTTGGTATTACAACCGTCCGGGAGCTCGCCGACAGCGACTCGGAGCTGCTCACGTCGACGTTCGGCCCGCGCACGGGCCTGTGGCTGCTGCTGCTCGCCAAAGGCGGCGGGGACGCCCGCGTCAGCGCGCAACCGTGGATCCCGCGCTCGCGCAGCCACGTCGTCACCTTTCCTCGCGACCTCACAGAACGGCACGAGATGGATTGCGCCATAACCGAGTTAGCACACCGTGCGCTGGACGACGTCACCCGCGACGGGCGGACCGTCACCCGGGTGGCGGTCACCGTGCGGACCGCGACGTTCTACACCCGCACGAAGATCCGCAAGCTCGACGCGCCCACCACCGACCGCGACGCCATCACCACCGCCGCGCTGCGCGTCCTGGACCTGTTCGAGCTCGACCGGCCCGTCCGCCTTCTCGGCGTTCGCCTCGAACTGGCCATGCCGGTCCAGTGGTGA
- a CDS encoding SDR family oxidoreductase: MAQKASGYFAGKRCLVTGAASGIGRATALRLAAQGAELYLTDRNADGLELTVADARALGARVPRHRALDIADYAEVAAFAAEVHDVHPSVDVVLNIAGVSAWGTVDRLTHEQWTKMVSVNLMGPIHVIETFVPPMVAARRGGHLVNVSSAAGLVALPWHAAYSASKFGLRGLSEVLRFDLARHRIGVSVVVPGAVHTPLVDTVEIAGVDRSDPNVARWVNRFTGHAIAPEKAAEKILAGVAKNRYLIYTSQDIRAFYAFKRLAWWPYSVAMRQVNVIFTRVLRPAPAMQAAQRPEEEAGNRP; the protein is encoded by the coding sequence ATGGCGCAGAAGGCATCCGGATATTTCGCGGGGAAGCGGTGCCTGGTCACCGGCGCGGCCAGCGGCATCGGCCGCGCGACCGCGTTGCGGCTGGCCGCGCAGGGCGCCGAGCTTTATCTGACCGACCGCAATGCCGACGGCCTCGAGCTGACCGTCGCCGACGCCCGCGCGCTGGGCGCCCGGGTGCCCCGGCACCGGGCCCTCGACATCGCCGACTACGCCGAGGTGGCCGCGTTCGCCGCCGAGGTTCACGACGTGCACCCGAGCGTCGACGTCGTGCTGAACATCGCCGGGGTGTCGGCCTGGGGCACCGTCGACCGCCTGACCCACGAGCAGTGGACCAAGATGGTCTCGGTCAACCTGATGGGACCCATTCACGTGATCGAGACCTTCGTGCCGCCGATGGTGGCGGCGCGGCGGGGCGGCCACCTGGTCAACGTGTCGTCGGCCGCGGGGCTGGTCGCGCTGCCCTGGCATGCCGCCTACAGCGCCAGCAAGTTCGGCCTGCGCGGCCTGTCGGAGGTGCTGCGCTTCGACCTGGCGCGCCACCGCATCGGGGTGTCGGTCGTGGTGCCCGGCGCCGTGCACACCCCGCTGGTCGACACGGTCGAGATCGCCGGTGTGGACCGGTCGGACCCGAACGTCGCCCGCTGGGTGAACCGGTTCACCGGCCACGCCATCGCCCCGGAGAAGGCGGCCGAGAAGATCCTGGCCGGCGTCGCGAAGAACCGGTACCTCATCTACACGTCGCAGGACATCCGGGCCTTCTATGCCTTCAAGCGGCTGGCGTGGTGGCCCTACAGCGTGGCGATGCGCCAGGTGAACGTGATCTTCACCAGGGTGCTGCGGCCCGCGCCGGCGATGCAGGCCGCCCAGCGGCCTGAGGAGGAGGCGGGGAATCGGCCCTAG
- a CDS encoding TetR/AcrR family transcriptional regulator codes for MSRHAANPEPGARRRGDKQRQAILAAVRELLQEKPFAELSVSTISVRAGVARSGFYFYFDSKYAVLAQLMAEATEELEELTQDFAPRSPGETPEEFAKRMVGSAAAVFAHNDPVMTACNDARNTDVEIRDIMDRQFEVVLHQIVAIVEAELAAGTASPISDDLPTLIRTLAGTTALMLTGDPVLAGRDTDRDRRVRVLERLWLHALWSGPRADP; via the coding sequence GTGAGCCGCCACGCCGCAAATCCGGAGCCGGGCGCCCGCCGGCGCGGCGACAAGCAGCGGCAAGCGATCCTGGCTGCCGTGCGCGAACTCCTGCAGGAGAAGCCGTTCGCCGAGTTGTCGGTGAGCACGATCAGCGTGCGCGCCGGGGTCGCCCGGTCGGGCTTCTACTTCTATTTCGACTCCAAATACGCGGTGCTCGCCCAGCTGATGGCCGAGGCGACCGAAGAGCTCGAGGAACTCACCCAGGATTTCGCCCCCCGCTCCCCGGGCGAGACGCCCGAGGAGTTCGCCAAGCGGATGGTCGGCAGCGCAGCGGCGGTGTTCGCGCACAACGACCCGGTGATGACCGCCTGCAACGACGCGCGCAACACCGACGTCGAGATCCGCGACATCATGGACCGGCAGTTCGAGGTCGTGCTGCACCAGATCGTCGCCATCGTGGAAGCCGAGTTGGCGGCCGGCACGGCCAGCCCCATCAGCGACGACCTCCCGACGCTGATCCGCACCCTGGCGGGAACGACCGCGCTGATGCTCACCGGCGACCCGGTCCTGGCCGGCCGCGACACCGATCGGGACCGCCGCGTCCGGGTGCTCGAGCGGTTGTGGCTGCACGCGCTGTGGAGCGGACCCCGGGCCGACCCGTAG
- a CDS encoding cytochrome P450, protein MAATISTPNYLLDQARRRFTPSFNNFPGMGMVERRLLNTKFPEHTLAEPPAGSGLKPVVGDAGLPLIGHIIEMLRGGPDYLMFLYNTRGPVVFGDSPVLPGVAALGPDAAQVIYSNRNKDYSQQGWVPVIGPFFHRGLMLLDFDEHMFHRRIMQEAFVRSRLVSYVEQMDKVVSQTVANDWVPNDARFLLYPAMKELTLDIASMVFMGHEPGTDRELVTKVNKAFAVTTRAGNAIIRTPVPPFTWWRGLKARELLENYFRERVAEQRGKNGNDLLSVLCQTEDEDGNKFSDEDIVNHMIFLMMAAHDTSTSTATTMAYQLAANPDWQERCRDESDRLGDGPLDIDSLEKLESLDLVINESIRLVTPVQWAMRQTVRDTDLLGYFIPKGTNVIAYPGMNHRLPEIWTDPLKFDPDRFTEPRNEHKRHRYAFTPFGGGAHKCIGMVFGQLEIKTILHRLLRKYRIELPRPGYEAEWDYGGMPVPKDGMPIVLRPL, encoded by the coding sequence ATGGCCGCCACCATCAGCACCCCGAACTACCTGCTGGACCAGGCCCGGCGCCGGTTCACCCCGTCGTTCAACAACTTTCCCGGCATGGGGATGGTCGAGCGCCGGCTGCTCAACACCAAGTTCCCGGAGCACACGCTGGCCGAGCCGCCGGCCGGCAGCGGACTCAAGCCGGTCGTCGGCGACGCGGGCCTGCCGCTGATCGGGCACATCATCGAGATGCTGCGCGGCGGCCCGGATTACCTCATGTTTCTCTACAACACCCGCGGCCCGGTCGTGTTCGGCGACTCGCCCGTGCTGCCGGGTGTCGCGGCGCTGGGCCCCGACGCCGCGCAGGTCATCTACTCCAACCGCAACAAGGACTATTCACAGCAGGGCTGGGTCCCGGTGATCGGGCCGTTCTTCCACCGCGGGCTGATGCTGCTCGACTTCGACGAGCACATGTTTCACCGCCGGATCATGCAGGAGGCGTTCGTGCGCTCCCGGCTGGTCAGCTACGTCGAGCAGATGGACAAGGTGGTGTCGCAGACGGTCGCCAACGACTGGGTGCCAAATGACGCGCGCTTCCTGCTCTATCCGGCGATGAAGGAACTGACGCTCGATATCGCCTCGATGGTGTTCATGGGCCACGAGCCGGGCACCGATCGGGAACTGGTCACCAAGGTGAACAAGGCCTTCGCGGTCACCACCCGCGCGGGCAACGCGATAATCCGGACTCCCGTCCCACCGTTCACCTGGTGGCGCGGCCTCAAGGCGCGCGAACTGCTGGAGAACTACTTCCGCGAGCGGGTGGCCGAACAACGCGGCAAGAACGGCAACGACCTGCTGTCGGTGCTCTGCCAGACCGAGGACGAGGACGGCAACAAGTTCTCCGACGAGGACATCGTCAACCACATGATCTTTCTGATGATGGCCGCGCACGACACGTCGACGTCGACCGCGACCACCATGGCCTATCAGCTGGCCGCCAACCCGGACTGGCAGGAGCGGTGCCGCGACGAGTCCGACCGGCTCGGCGACGGTCCGCTCGACATCGACTCGCTGGAGAAGCTGGAGTCGCTGGACCTCGTGATCAACGAGTCCATCCGGCTCGTGACGCCGGTGCAGTGGGCCATGCGGCAAACTGTCCGCGACACCGATCTGCTGGGCTACTTCATCCCCAAGGGCACCAACGTCATCGCCTACCCGGGGATGAATCACCGGTTGCCCGAGATCTGGACGGATCCGCTGAAGTTCGACCCCGACCGGTTCACCGAGCCGCGCAACGAGCACAAGCGGCACCGCTACGCGTTCACCCCCTTCGGTGGCGGCGCCCACAAGTGCATCGGAATGGTGTTCGGGCAGTTGGAGATCAAGACGATCCTGCACCGCTTGCTGCGCAAGTACCGGATCGAACTGCCCCGCCCGGGATACGAAGCGGAGTGGGATTACGGCGGCATGCCGGTGCCCAAGGACGGCATGCCGATCGTGCTGCGCCCGCTCTGA
- a CDS encoding 2-isopropylmalate synthase, with amino-acid sequence MPLTKPVFPSAPAGAPDAGASFRRHFGVGLPRGLREQSAAMSWETFVATYAPTAGPLRLGHWACVDADRPAGRIGPQARNYRAVIAVGDRITTSTAAAGGPVAALTAMLHERGITLEIMSFHQMRSEGPTATLVCAASDGRARWAMGLSEDPTQSALRAVIASANRLASDG; translated from the coding sequence ATGCCGCTCACCAAGCCCGTTTTCCCGTCCGCACCGGCCGGCGCCCCCGATGCCGGCGCCTCGTTCCGTCGCCACTTCGGTGTCGGACTGCCCCGCGGTCTGCGAGAACAGTCCGCCGCGATGTCCTGGGAGACCTTCGTGGCCACGTACGCGCCCACCGCCGGTCCGCTGCGGTTGGGGCACTGGGCCTGCGTCGACGCCGACCGGCCGGCGGGCCGGATCGGCCCGCAGGCCCGCAATTACCGCGCCGTGATCGCCGTCGGCGACCGCATCACCACCTCCACGGCCGCCGCCGGCGGGCCGGTCGCGGCGCTCACCGCGATGCTGCACGAGCGCGGAATCACCTTGGAGATCATGAGCTTTCACCAAATGCGGTCCGAGGGGCCGACGGCAACGCTGGTGTGCGCCGCCAGCGACGGCCGCGCGCGGTGGGCCATGGGCCTGTCGGAGGACCCGACGCAGTCGGCGCTGCGCGCGGTGATCGCCTCTGCGAACCGGCTGGCGTCCGACGGCTGA